One genomic window of Leptotrichia shahii includes the following:
- a CDS encoding Dps family protein, whose translation MSKTVEKLNLYLANLNVLYRKVQNYHWNIVGTGFFSVHAKLEEYYDALNEQIDDVAERILSIGGRPLGTLKDYLAVSTIKEAENKEISIADAVADVKKEFEAMLKLVKEVKETADAENDYGTSAMVDEYISSYEKNLWMLNAYLK comes from the coding sequence ATGTCAAAAACAGTTGAAAAATTAAATCTTTATTTAGCAAACTTAAATGTACTTTACAGAAAAGTTCAAAATTATCATTGGAATATCGTTGGTACAGGATTCTTTTCTGTTCATGCTAAATTGGAAGAGTACTATGATGCATTAAATGAACAAATTGATGATGTAGCTGAAAGAATACTTTCAATCGGTGGTCGTCCTCTAGGAACATTAAAAGATTATTTAGCAGTTTCTACTATTAAAGAAGCTGAAAATAAAGAAATTTCTATTGCTGATGCAGTTGCTGACGTAAAAAAAGAATTTGAAGCAATGTTAAAATTAGTAAAAGAAGTAAAGGAAACTGCAGATGCAGAAAACGATTACGGAACATCTGCAATGGTTGATGAATATATCAGCTCTTATGAAAAAAATTTATGGATGCTAAACGCATACTTAAAATAA
- the metE gene encoding 5-methyltetrahydropteroyltriglutamate--homocysteine S-methyltransferase → MKTAIVGYPRIGENRELKFAIEKYWRNEITENELLEIAEEIRKNQWLKQKEEKISFIPGNTFSFYDGILDTIILLNAIPKHYRDLGLNELNTYFAIARGYQGEKGDVKALSMRKWYNTNYHYMVPELDDYIEIKLNSDKIFNELEEAEKLGVNTHPSVIGPFTFYKLAKTTGNKDKKEYLGDIVNAYVELLEKCNEKTVEWIQIEEPQLVTDQTEEDVKLFKKIYTEILKNKKNVKVLLQTYFGDVRDCYGTITGLDFDGIGLDFIEGRKTEKLIDENGFPKDKVLFAGVVNGKNIWKCDYRKVLNILNNLKGKAENIVVTTSCSLLHVPYTLRNEKKLSENILKHFSFAEEKLGELRELDELSQILLENSLEKAQENEFYIRNQEIITSERGMEDKKVRDKVEKLKDNDFVRKGTRKERQRIQREKLNIPLLATTTIGSFPQTKEVKLNRSKFRKGEINREEYDKNVFSFIKECIELQEEIGIDVLVHGEYERNDMVEFFGENLAGYVFTEKAWVQSYGTRCVKPPIIFGDVKRIKPISVLYSEYAQKLTEKPVKGMLTGPVTILNWSFPREDVSLSEMAFQIGLAIREEVLDLEKAGIKIIQIDEAALREKLPLRKEDWHKEYLDWGLKAFRLCHSGVKVDTQIHTHMCYSQFEDIIKDIDNMDADVITFEASRSKLTILDFLKENNFETEVGPGVYDIHSPRVPSVEEIVAALEIMVKKIGKEKLWVNPDCGLKTRGITETVKSLENLVKATEIVKDRL, encoded by the coding sequence ATGAAAACAGCAATTGTTGGATACCCTAGAATTGGGGAAAATAGAGAATTAAAATTTGCAATAGAAAAATATTGGAGAAATGAAATTACAGAGAATGAACTTTTGGAAATAGCGGAAGAGATTAGAAAAAATCAATGGCTAAAACAAAAGGAAGAAAAGATTTCATTTATTCCGGGAAATACATTTTCATTTTATGACGGAATACTGGACACAATAATTTTATTAAATGCAATTCCAAAGCATTATAGAGATTTAGGGTTAAATGAACTGAATACATATTTTGCAATTGCTAGAGGTTATCAAGGGGAAAAAGGAGATGTAAAGGCTCTTTCAATGAGAAAATGGTATAACACAAATTATCATTATATGGTGCCTGAACTGGATGATTATATAGAAATTAAGTTAAATTCAGATAAAATATTTAATGAACTTGAGGAAGCTGAGAAATTAGGAGTGAATACTCATCCGTCAGTAATCGGACCATTTACATTTTATAAATTGGCTAAAACAACTGGAAATAAAGATAAAAAAGAATATTTAGGTGATATTGTAAATGCCTATGTAGAACTATTGGAAAAATGTAATGAAAAAACTGTAGAATGGATTCAAATTGAAGAGCCGCAGTTAGTAACAGATCAGACAGAGGAAGATGTAAAGCTGTTTAAAAAAATTTATACAGAGATTTTAAAAAATAAGAAAAATGTAAAAGTGTTACTTCAGACATATTTTGGAGATGTGAGGGATTGCTATGGAACAATAACGGGACTTGATTTTGATGGAATAGGGCTTGATTTCATTGAAGGAAGAAAAACTGAAAAATTAATAGATGAAAACGGATTTCCAAAAGATAAAGTTTTATTTGCAGGAGTTGTAAATGGGAAAAATATTTGGAAATGCGATTACAGAAAAGTTTTAAATATTCTGAATAACTTAAAGGGAAAAGCTGAAAACATAGTAGTGACAACTTCCTGTTCATTGCTTCATGTACCTTATACTTTGAGAAATGAAAAAAAATTATCAGAAAATATACTGAAACATTTTTCTTTTGCTGAAGAAAAATTAGGAGAATTGAGGGAATTAGATGAATTAAGTCAAATTTTATTAGAAAATTCTTTGGAAAAAGCACAGGAAAATGAATTTTATATAAGAAATCAGGAAATCATAACTTCTGAAAGAGGTATGGAAGACAAGAAAGTTAGAGATAAAGTTGAAAAATTGAAAGATAATGATTTTGTAAGAAAAGGTACAAGAAAGGAAAGACAGAGAATACAGAGAGAAAAGTTGAATATTCCTTTACTTGCAACAACTACAATAGGATCTTTTCCACAGACGAAGGAAGTGAAGCTGAACAGAAGTAAATTTAGAAAAGGCGAAATTAATAGGGAAGAATATGATAAAAATGTATTCAGTTTCATAAAAGAATGTATTGAATTACAGGAAGAAATAGGGATTGATGTGCTTGTACATGGAGAATATGAAAGAAATGACATGGTTGAATTTTTTGGAGAAAATCTAGCAGGATATGTGTTTACAGAAAAAGCTTGGGTTCAGTCTTATGGAACAAGATGTGTAAAACCGCCAATAATTTTTGGAGATGTAAAAAGAATAAAACCAATTTCAGTCTTGTATTCTGAATATGCTCAAAAATTAACTGAAAAGCCTGTTAAAGGAATGCTTACAGGGCCTGTAACAATATTGAACTGGTCGTTTCCAAGAGAAGATGTATCATTAAGTGAAATGGCATTTCAAATTGGACTTGCTATACGAGAAGAAGTATTGGATTTAGAAAAAGCAGGAATAAAAATAATTCAGATAGATGAAGCTGCACTTAGGGAAAAATTACCTTTGAGAAAAGAAGACTGGCATAAGGAATATCTTGACTGGGGATTGAAAGCGTTTAGACTTTGCCACAGCGGAGTAAAAGTGGATACACAGATTCATACACATATGTGCTACAGCCAGTTTGAAGACATAATAAAAGATATTGACAATATGGATGCCGATGTCATAACATTTGAAGCCTCAAGATCAAAATTGACAATTCTTGATTTCTTGAAAGAAAATAATTTTGAAACAGAGGTAGGTCCAGGAGTTTATGATATTCATTCTCCTAGAGTACCTTCAGTTGAAGAAATTGTAGCAGCTTTAGAAATAATGGTTAAAAAAATTGGGAAAGAAAAATTATGGGTAAATCCAGATTGTGGATTAAAGACAAGAGGAATTACAGAAACTGTAAAAAGTTTGGAAAATCTTGTGAAAGCTACAGAAATTGTGAAAGATAGATTGTAA
- a CDS encoding LysR family transcriptional regulator: protein MTLQQLKYVVTVAEKGTLSDASKELFVSQPALTKAIKELEDEMNITIFNRTNKGVIVSLEGDRFLGYARQVLEQTDLLEEEYKKGNKITRRFSVSTQHYSFAVNAFVDVIKKFGENKYDFTLRETQTNEIIEDVSKRKSEIGILYTSGANKTVIEKMIKRNNLKFIELFTAKPHVFISFNHPLAKKESISLEDLKEYPYLSFEQGDYNSFYFSEEILSTLDRDKNIKVRDRATLFNLAVGLNGYTVSTGIISKELNGENIIAKPLEVDEYMKVGIIMQKNIELSVYGKVYVEALKEHLKYTEIP from the coding sequence ATGACATTGCAACAGTTAAAATATGTAGTAACAGTCGCTGAAAAAGGAACATTAAGTGATGCGTCAAAAGAGCTGTTTGTTTCACAGCCAGCATTGACGAAAGCTATAAAAGAGCTGGAAGATGAAATGAATATAACAATTTTTAACAGGACAAATAAAGGAGTAATTGTTTCACTTGAAGGAGATAGGTTTTTGGGATATGCTAGGCAAGTTTTGGAACAGACGGATTTATTGGAAGAAGAATATAAAAAGGGGAATAAGATAACTCGGAGATTTTCGGTATCAACTCAGCATTATTCCTTTGCAGTGAATGCTTTTGTGGACGTGATTAAGAAGTTTGGGGAAAATAAGTATGATTTTACGCTTAGGGAAACGCAGACTAATGAGATTATTGAGGATGTAAGCAAGAGAAAAAGTGAAATTGGGATTTTATACACTTCAGGAGCAAATAAAACTGTAATTGAGAAAATGATAAAAAGAAATAACTTGAAATTTATTGAGCTGTTTACTGCAAAGCCACATGTTTTCATTAGTTTTAATCATCCTTTAGCAAAAAAGGAAAGTATTAGTCTTGAGGATTTGAAGGAATATCCGTATTTATCGTTTGAGCAGGGAGATTATAATTCTTTTTATTTTTCGGAGGAGATATTGAGTACACTTGACAGGGATAAGAATATAAAGGTACGTGATAGAGCAACTCTATTCAATTTGGCAGTCGGGCTTAACGGATACACTGTGAGTACAGGAATAATTAGTAAAGAGCTAAATGGAGAAAATATTATTGCAAAACCGCTGGAAGTGGATGAGTATATGAAAGTTGGAATTATAATGCAGAAAAATATTGAGCTGAGTGTTTATGGGAAAGTTTATGTGGAGGCTTTGAAGGAGCATTTGAAATATACAGAAATTCCATAA
- a CDS encoding SDR family oxidoreductase, whose amino-acid sequence MTKIAVTGVTGNLGGMVSRLCKENGIKVRNLARNKEKAEKMGFYDVFKSNYDKSEDTVKSLEGIDVLFMVSGSENPNRVQQHKDFIDVTKIAGVSHIVYLSFYNASKNSIFTLGRDHYATEEYIKEKGFKYTFLRDNFYVDFFVDMCREYGKIKGPAGNGKVSAVVRSDVSEVAAKILENPEKWENQTLNMTGPEDLTMEEIIKLASKYLGKEIKYIAETVDEAYESRKIWKAEQWEYDSWVSTYTAIAQNEQSGVSDDIEKVLGRKATSLMEYLKQL is encoded by the coding sequence ATGACTAAAATAGCAGTAACTGGAGTGACAGGAAATTTAGGTGGCATGGTTTCAAGATTATGCAAAGAAAATGGAATAAAAGTGAGAAATTTGGCTAGAAATAAGGAAAAAGCTGAAAAAATGGGATTTTATGATGTTTTTAAATCAAATTATGACAAGTCAGAGGATACTGTAAAATCACTTGAAGGGATTGATGTACTTTTTATGGTGTCGGGTTCAGAAAATCCTAATCGTGTTCAGCAGCATAAGGATTTTATTGATGTGACTAAAATAGCAGGAGTTTCGCACATTGTTTATCTTTCGTTTTACAATGCTTCAAAAAATTCCATATTTACATTGGGAAGAGATCATTATGCAACTGAGGAATACATTAAAGAAAAAGGCTTTAAATATACATTTTTGAGAGATAATTTTTATGTGGATTTCTTTGTAGATATGTGCAGAGAGTATGGTAAAATAAAAGGGCCTGCTGGAAATGGTAAAGTTTCGGCTGTGGTGCGTTCGGATGTGTCAGAAGTGGCTGCTAAAATTTTGGAAAATCCAGAAAAATGGGAAAATCAGACTTTGAATATGACAGGGCCTGAAGATTTAACGATGGAGGAAATTATAAAACTTGCAAGTAAATATTTAGGTAAAGAAATTAAGTATATTGCTGAAACGGTAGATGAGGCTTACGAATCACGTAAAATCTGGAAAGCTGAACAATGGGAATACGATTCTTGGGTTTCAACTTATACTGCAATTGCCCAAAATGAGCAATCAGGAGTTTCAGATGATATTGAGAAAGTTTTAGGACGGAAAGCTACTTCATTGATGGAATATTTGAAACAATTGTAG
- the leuS gene encoding leucine--tRNA ligase, translated as MIKEYKPSEIEKKWQDKWFEGDVFKSENKVDGKENYYVLEMFAYPSGKLHVGHLRNYAIGDAIARYKKMKGFNVLHPFGWDSFGLPAENAAIDNGAHPGKWTKANIDNMRRQMKLMGLSYDWNRELSTYTPEYYKWNQKFFIEMYKKGLVYKKKSYVNWCPDCNTVLANEQVEGGKCWRHGKTDVIQKELSQWYFKITEYAEELLQGHEELRGHWPEQVLAMQKNWIGKSTGAEVDFILDFDYKGNNENIVKNEKGEVVITVFTTRADTLFGATYLTLAPEHPLVEEVILKRNPEIREKVEAMINEDKISRTAEDKEKEGVFTGLYVINPINNAKVPLWIGNYVLIDYGTGAVMAVPAHDARDLAFAKKYDLPIKIVVNPVDKDGNVHELALEETFENIFTGNGIMTNSGEFDGISNEDGKIKIVEKLEKLGKGKATVNYRLHDWLISRQRYWGTPIPVIYDEDGNIYLEEEANLPVKLPTDIEFNGKGNPLETSEEFKNVILPNGKKGRRETDTMDTFVDSSWYYLRYLDSHNDKEPFKKEDADNWTPVHQYIGGIEHAVMHLLYARFFHKSLRDLGYVDTNEPFKRLLTQGMVLGPSYYSQNERRYLFPREVEMKDGKPVSKETGEELVTKVEKMSKSKNNGVDPEEIVKEYGADSSRVFTLFAAPPEKELEWNMNGLAGAYRFINRLYLLISSTADFADKNASKENNYGINLDARSEKDKEIQKKLHQTVKKVTDSIEDDFHFNTAIAAIMELLNDMTTYKQNVIDKNDISSESKKVWHEVLEKAILLIAPFAPHVADELWSDLGNTTLTFEEEWPTFDEKLTVENNFNLVLQVNGKVRDMIPAQIGISKDDAEKLAFSSEKVQKFIDGKEVVKVIVVPNKLVNIVVKG; from the coding sequence ATGATAAAGGAATACAAACCGTCGGAAATTGAGAAAAAATGGCAGGATAAGTGGTTTGAAGGGGATGTTTTCAAATCGGAAAATAAAGTTGATGGAAAAGAGAATTATTATGTGCTTGAGATGTTTGCATATCCGTCAGGGAAATTGCATGTTGGGCATTTGAGAAATTATGCGATTGGAGATGCGATTGCAAGATACAAGAAGATGAAAGGGTTTAATGTGCTGCATCCGTTTGGATGGGACAGTTTTGGGCTGCCTGCGGAAAATGCTGCTATTGATAATGGGGCACATCCTGGAAAATGGACTAAAGCGAACATTGACAATATGAGAAGACAGATGAAGCTTATGGGGCTTTCTTATGACTGGAATAGAGAACTTAGTACTTATACTCCAGAATACTATAAATGGAATCAGAAATTTTTTATTGAGATGTATAAAAAAGGGCTTGTTTACAAGAAAAAATCTTATGTAAACTGGTGTCCAGACTGTAATACTGTACTTGCAAATGAGCAGGTTGAAGGTGGAAAATGCTGGCGTCACGGTAAAACAGATGTAATTCAAAAGGAACTTTCACAATGGTATTTCAAAATTACAGAATATGCAGAAGAATTACTGCAAGGACATGAAGAACTTAGAGGTCATTGGCCTGAACAAGTGCTTGCTATGCAGAAAAACTGGATTGGAAAATCGACAGGAGCGGAAGTAGACTTTATTTTGGACTTTGATTATAAAGGGAATAATGAGAATATTGTAAAAAATGAAAAAGGTGAAGTTGTAATAACTGTGTTTACTACGAGAGCGGACACGTTATTTGGGGCGACTTACTTGACTTTGGCACCTGAACATCCGTTAGTAGAAGAAGTTATTTTGAAGCGAAATCCTGAAATTAGGGAAAAAGTTGAGGCTATGATTAATGAGGATAAAATTAGCCGTACTGCTGAAGATAAGGAAAAAGAGGGTGTGTTTACAGGACTTTATGTTATAAATCCAATAAATAATGCAAAAGTACCTTTGTGGATTGGAAACTATGTATTGATAGATTATGGGACTGGAGCGGTTATGGCTGTGCCTGCCCATGATGCGAGAGACTTGGCTTTTGCTAAAAAATATGATTTGCCAATTAAAATTGTGGTAAATCCTGTGGATAAAGATGGGAATGTGCATGAATTGGCTCTTGAGGAAACATTTGAAAATATTTTTACTGGAAATGGAATTATGACTAATTCTGGAGAATTTGATGGAATTTCAAATGAAGATGGAAAAATCAAGATCGTAGAAAAATTGGAAAAATTAGGAAAAGGTAAGGCAACTGTAAATTATAGGCTGCATGACTGGCTAATCAGCAGACAAAGATACTGGGGAACGCCAATTCCTGTGATTTATGATGAAGATGGAAATATTTATTTGGAAGAGGAAGCAAACTTGCCTGTAAAACTGCCTACAGATATTGAGTTTAACGGAAAGGGAAATCCGCTTGAAACTTCTGAGGAATTTAAAAATGTGATTTTACCAAATGGAAAAAAAGGTAGAAGAGAAACTGACACAATGGACACTTTCGTTGATTCTTCATGGTATTACTTGAGATATTTGGATTCTCACAATGATAAAGAGCCGTTTAAAAAGGAAGATGCAGATAACTGGACTCCAGTTCATCAATATATCGGTGGAATTGAGCATGCGGTAATGCACTTGCTTTATGCAAGATTCTTCCACAAATCACTAAGAGATTTAGGATATGTTGACACAAATGAACCATTTAAGCGTCTTTTAACACAAGGAATGGTTTTAGGGCCTTCTTACTATTCTCAAAATGAAAGAAGATACTTGTTCCCAAGAGAAGTCGAGATGAAGGATGGGAAGCCTGTTTCTAAGGAAACTGGAGAAGAATTGGTAACAAAAGTTGAAAAAATGAGTAAATCTAAAAATAACGGAGTAGATCCTGAAGAAATCGTGAAAGAATACGGAGCCGACTCTTCAAGAGTGTTTACATTATTTGCTGCACCGCCTGAAAAAGAGCTGGAATGGAATATGAACGGTCTTGCAGGGGCTTACAGATTCATAAACAGACTTTATCTGCTAATTTCATCAACAGCTGATTTTGCTGATAAAAATGCATCAAAGGAAAATAATTATGGAATTAATTTAGATGCAAGAAGTGAAAAAGACAAGGAAATTCAGAAAAAATTACATCAGACTGTAAAAAAAGTTACAGACAGTATTGAGGACGATTTCCACTTTAACACAGCAATCGCCGCAATAATGGAACTTCTAAACGATATGACAACTTACAAGCAAAATGTAATTGATAAAAATGATATTTCATCAGAAAGTAAAAAAGTATGGCACGAAGTTCTTGAAAAAGCGATTTTATTAATTGCACCTTTTGCACCGCATGTAGCAGATGAATTATGGAGTGATTTAGGAAATACAACTCTTACTTTTGAGGAAGAATGGCCAACATTCGATGAAAAATTAACTGTGGAAAACAACTTTAACTTGGTTTTACAAGTAAATGGAAAAGTAAGAGATATGATTCCTGCACAAATTGGAATTTCAAAAGATGACGCTGAAAAATTGGCATTTTCTTCAGAAAAAGTTCAAAAATTTATTGATGGAAAAGAAGTTGTCAAGGTAATTGTTGTGCCTAATAAACTGGTTAATATTGTTGTAAAGGGATAA
- a CDS encoding ATP-binding protein: MKKYFLENIEINNICFFPAERSGAILFYNQLLENRNNILRQLELSQDINLLKNISRYSEPVNEYIIRLNKLEEYESKEETEIYRNLVKNIDIQNIIEGEIIIKSNQIIYKNENDLELNMGLVSSTVKTLAGFFLYLKYQAQKGDIVFIDEIELNLHPENQRKIVKLINYLSKQGIKFIISTHSPIITEEIDNMLLFEKVKNRMNEKEMGKYEINNEYGLKASDINVFHLHNKTVEKIKENDGEFEIETFNSVLEETDNLYQTLLFYAEGNNFGE; encoded by the coding sequence ATGAAAAAATATTTTTTAGAAAATATAGAAATAAATAATATATGTTTTTTTCCTGCTGAAAGAAGTGGTGCAATTTTATTTTATAATCAATTATTGGAAAATAGAAATAATATATTAAGACAGTTGGAATTATCACAAGATATAAATTTGTTAAAAAATATTTCAAGATATTCAGAACCTGTAAATGAATATATTATACGATTAAATAAATTAGAGGAATACGAAAGCAAGGAAGAAACAGAAATTTATAGAAATCTTGTAAAAAATATTGATATTCAAAATATAATTGAAGGTGAAATAATAATAAAATCTAATCAAATTATTTATAAAAATGAAAATGATTTGGAATTAAATATGGGATTAGTTTCTTCAACTGTAAAAACTTTAGCAGGTTTCTTTTTGTATTTAAAATATCAAGCTCAAAAAGGAGATATAGTTTTTATTGATGAAATTGAATTGAATTTACATCCTGAAAATCAGAGAAAAATAGTGAAACTTATAAATTATTTGTCAAAGCAAGGAATAAAATTTATAATAAGTACACATAGTCCAATCATTACTGAAGAAATTGATAATATGCTTTTGTTTGAAAAAGTTAAGAATAGAATGAATGAGAAAGAAATGGGGAAATACGAAATTAATAATGAATATGGACTAAAAGCTAGTGATATAAATGTATTTCATTTACACAATAAAACTGTTGAAAAAATTAAAGAAAATGATGGAGAATTTGAGATAGAAACATTTAATAGTGTTCTTGAGGAAACAGATAATCTTTATCAGACTTTGTTGTTTTATGCCGAGGGGAATAATTTTGGAGAATAA
- a CDS encoding AAA family ATPase → MIIKFKNLGPIESGEIDFNDLKGINLIIGKNNTGKTYLSNFIYAVLRNIRIERTLNNEIRSIGKRMENNNFSDELRETDLPFVFHTNKNRFENTKINIEFDEKDKFTENEKIFFRKYRNK, encoded by the coding sequence ATGATAATAAAATTTAAAAATTTAGGTCCTATTGAAAGTGGAGAAATAGATTTTAATGATTTAAAAGGGATTAATTTGATAATTGGGAAGAATAATACTGGGAAGACTTATTTGAGTAATTTTATTTATGCTGTATTAAGAAATATTCGGATTGAAAGAACATTAAATAACGAAATAAGAAGTATTGGAAAAAGAATGGAGAATAATAATTTTTCAGATGAACTGCGTGAAACAGACTTGCCTTTTGTTTTTCACACAAATAAAAACCGTTTTGAAAATACAAAAATAAATATAGAATTTGATGAGAAAGATAAATTTACTGAAAATGAAAAAATATTTTTTAGAAAATATAGAAATAAATAA
- a CDS encoding ABC transporter ATP-binding protein: MEKAETLIEINNLVTSFRIKDEYFPAVDNVSLKLKRNEILAIVGESGCGKSTLATSIIGLHNLNNTRIEGEINFEGKNLLKLGEEEYNKIRGNKIGMIFQDPLSALNPLMRIGDQIEEGMVYHTKLSKKEREARVLELLNHVGIKNTKRIARQFPHELSGGMRQRVMIAIALSCKPEVIIADEPTTALDVTIQAQILDLLKTLQSEINAGIILITHDLGVVAEMADRVAVMYAGEIVEIANVKDLFDNPKHPYTRSLLSSIPQLDSEHEKLHVIKGIVPSITKMERTGCRFSKRIPWIKENEHEKNPKLHEIEPEHFVRCTCWKNFHFEK, translated from the coding sequence ATGGAAAAGGCGGAAACGTTAATAGAAATTAACAATCTTGTTACAAGTTTTCGGATAAAAGATGAATATTTTCCAGCTGTTGACAATGTTTCATTGAAACTTAAAAGAAATGAGATATTAGCAATAGTAGGAGAATCAGGATGTGGAAAAAGTACACTTGCTACTTCCATTATTGGACTTCATAATCTGAATAATACGAGAATTGAAGGAGAAATAAATTTTGAAGGTAAAAATCTTTTGAAACTTGGGGAGGAAGAATACAATAAGATTCGTGGGAATAAAATTGGGATGATATTTCAAGATCCATTGTCGGCTTTGAATCCACTTATGAGAATTGGAGATCAGATTGAAGAGGGGATGGTTTACCATACAAAATTATCTAAAAAAGAAAGGGAAGCACGTGTGCTTGAGCTATTAAATCACGTTGGCATAAAAAATACCAAACGTATAGCAAGACAATTTCCACATGAATTGTCGGGAGGAATGCGACAAAGGGTTATGATTGCAATAGCACTTTCATGTAAGCCTGAAGTTATCATAGCTGATGAGCCTACAACAGCATTAGATGTTACAATTCAGGCACAAATACTGGATTTACTAAAAACTTTGCAAAGTGAGATAAATGCTGGGATTATATTAATTACTCATGATTTGGGTGTAGTTGCAGAAATGGCTGACAGAGTGGCAGTAATGTATGCTGGAGAAATTGTAGAAATTGCCAATGTAAAAGACTTGTTTGACAATCCAAAGCATCCTTATACAAGATCACTTTTAAGTTCAATTCCACAGCTTGACAGTGAACACGAAAAGCTGCATGTAATTAAGGGAATCGTTCCATCAATAACTAAGATGGAGAGAACAGGCTGCCGATTTTCTAAAAGAATCCCTTGGATAAAGGAAAATGAACATGAAAAAAATCCAAAGCTGCATGAAATTGAGCCAGAACATTTTGTAAGATGTACTTGCTGGAAAAATTTTCATTTTGAAAAGTAA
- a CDS encoding ATP-binding cassette domain-containing protein: MSFIEVKDLKVHYPIRGGFFNKIIDYVYAVDGVSFTIEKGKTYGLVGESGSGKSTIGKAIIGLEKIKSGKIIYEGREIDRKFRNRRSEYNRNVQMIFQDSLSSLNPKKRVIDLISEPLRNFENLTPDEEKRKVSELLEIVGMNREDIFKYPHEFSGGQRQRLGIARAVATKPKLIIADEPVSALDLSVQAQVLNYMKDIQEQFGLSYLFISHDLGVVKHMCDYMFIMYHGRFVETGEKNDIYKNPEHFYTKRLIAAIPEIHPEKRAENKRRRLKIEKEYLANEKKYYDENGRVFDLKKLTDTHFVAFKDKNLRNNGNSEKGGK; encoded by the coding sequence ATGAGTTTTATTGAAGTAAAAGATTTAAAAGTTCATTATCCTATTCGTGGAGGATTTTTTAATAAGATAATTGATTATGTTTATGCTGTAGATGGAGTCAGTTTTACTATTGAAAAAGGAAAGACTTATGGACTTGTGGGAGAATCGGGATCTGGAAAGTCTACAATTGGAAAGGCAATAATCGGGCTGGAAAAAATAAAAAGCGGTAAAATTATCTATGAGGGAAGAGAAATTGATAGAAAATTTAGAAATAGAAGAAGTGAGTATAATAGAAATGTACAAATGATATTTCAAGATTCGTTATCTAGCTTAAATCCTAAAAAAAGAGTGATTGATTTAATTTCAGAACCTTTAAGAAATTTTGAAAATTTAACACCAGATGAGGAAAAAAGGAAAGTATCGGAACTGCTAGAAATTGTAGGAATGAACAGGGAAGATATTTTTAAATATCCACATGAATTTTCTGGAGGGCAAAGACAAAGGCTAGGGATTGCACGGGCTGTTGCGACAAAGCCTAAGCTGATTATTGCAGATGAGCCTGTGTCGGCACTTGATTTGTCAGTTCAGGCACAAGTTTTGAATTATATGAAGGACATTCAGGAGCAGTTTGGGCTTAGTTATCTTTTTATTTCTCACGATTTGGGAGTTGTAAAGCATATGTGTGACTACATGTTTATAATGTACCACGGAAGATTTGTGGAAACAGGAGAGAAAAATGATATTTACAAAAATCCTGAACATTTTTATACAAAACGGTTAATTGCAGCAATTCCAGAAATACATCCAGAAAAACGCGCAGAAAATAAAAGAAGACGGTTAAAAATTGAAAAGGAATATTTAGCAAATGAAAAAAAATATTATGATGAAAATGGACGTGTCTTTGATCTAAAAAAATTAACAGATACACATTTTGTTGCTTTTAAAGATAAAAATCTGAGAAATAATGGAAATAGTGAAAAAGGAGGCAAATAA